One window from the genome of uncultured Cohaesibacter sp. encodes:
- a CDS encoding sugar ABC transporter ATP-binding protein, translating into MTSLVSLQNISKTFSGVKALINVEFDVEPGEVLCLLGENGSGKSTLIKVLSGVHKPDGGQIILRGKAQDSWGPVDALAAGIEVIYQDFSLFPNLSVMENIAMASATKEGSWITKWGRMRKIAQTALDRIGAEIDLDVPAEELSVAQRQLVAIARALVGNPSLIVMDEPTSALTAREIARLLEIIGQVRDEGVAVIFVSHKLDEVQQVAERVVIMRNGEKVHDERGASFDRGEIVRRMVGSDLPDKKHSTADRAGKTVLEVKDLCRASYYRDLSFTLKAGEVLGVTGQLDSGRTALALSLYGMLPPDSGSISLEGQKVELSNIRDALASGIGMVPEDRQTEGLFLSRSVGDNLGAGSLSSLANALGFVQDSKVEEFGNSWIERLSIKTPSASAFVHTLSGGNQQRVVLGKALACAPRVVVLNGPTVGVDVGSKEEIHQIVETMASEGAGVIVVSDDADEIVRLCDRLLVMSGGRITKEIPGEALQASRLSELVQE; encoded by the coding sequence ATGACGTCCCTTGTAAGCCTTCAGAACATCAGCAAGACCTTTTCGGGTGTGAAGGCGCTGATCAATGTCGAGTTTGACGTTGAACCCGGAGAGGTGTTGTGCCTGCTTGGCGAAAATGGTTCAGGCAAGTCTACCCTCATAAAAGTGCTGTCGGGCGTTCACAAGCCCGACGGCGGCCAGATCATCCTGCGCGGCAAAGCGCAGGACAGCTGGGGGCCAGTCGACGCACTGGCCGCCGGTATCGAAGTGATCTATCAGGATTTTTCCCTCTTCCCCAATCTGTCGGTGATGGAAAACATCGCCATGGCAAGCGCCACAAAAGAGGGAAGCTGGATCACCAAATGGGGCCGGATGCGGAAGATCGCTCAAACAGCGCTGGACCGTATCGGAGCCGAAATTGATCTTGACGTCCCCGCAGAAGAATTATCGGTTGCCCAGAGACAGCTTGTCGCCATCGCACGAGCCCTCGTGGGCAACCCATCCCTCATTGTCATGGATGAGCCGACATCGGCCCTGACGGCACGGGAAATCGCGCGCCTCCTCGAAATCATCGGGCAAGTGCGAGACGAAGGCGTCGCCGTCATCTTCGTAAGCCACAAGCTCGATGAAGTGCAACAGGTGGCTGAGCGCGTGGTGATCATGCGCAATGGCGAGAAAGTTCACGATGAGCGAGGCGCCTCCTTCGATCGAGGCGAGATTGTCCGGCGCATGGTCGGCAGTGATTTGCCAGACAAGAAACACAGCACCGCTGACCGAGCCGGGAAAACCGTGCTTGAGGTCAAGGACCTTTGCCGCGCCAGTTATTATCGCGACCTGTCCTTCACGCTCAAAGCCGGTGAGGTCCTTGGCGTGACCGGGCAGTTAGACTCCGGCAGAACCGCGCTGGCTCTCAGTCTCTACGGAATGCTCCCCCCGGATAGCGGCTCCATTTCGCTTGAAGGACAGAAGGTGGAGCTTTCCAACATTCGAGATGCCCTTGCCAGCGGCATTGGCATGGTGCCAGAGGATCGGCAAACAGAAGGATTGTTCCTGTCCCGTTCGGTCGGTGACAACCTCGGAGCTGGCAGCCTGTCGAGTCTGGCCAATGCTCTCGGATTTGTTCAGGACAGCAAGGTCGAGGAATTCGGCAACAGCTGGATCGAGCGTCTCTCCATCAAGACCCCATCCGCCTCGGCCTTTGTTCATACCCTGTCGGGGGGCAACCAGCAGCGCGTGGTGCTCGGGAAAGCATTGGCGTGCGCGCCCCGTGTGGTCGTTCTCAATGGCCCGACCGTTGGAGTGGATGTCGGCTCGAAGGAAGAAATTCACCAGATCGTCGAAACCATGGCGAGCGAAGGGGCCGGAGTGATCGTCGTCTCCGATGATGCTGACGAAATCGTGCGTCTCTGCGATCGCCTGCTTGTCATGAGCGGTGGCAGGATCACCAAGGAAATCCCCGGCGAGGCCCTTCAGGCCTCTCGACTGTCCGAACTAGTGCAGGAGTGA
- a CDS encoding ABC transporter permease — protein MPNQDHTPLKIPLGLDRLKIDNQTVAFVMLVLLAMIIAIVNPAFVSVTTVFDILRNMTVIGIMGMAALIVMLTGGIDISFPAIAALSAYATIKAFVDFDIDAPVIVIYASAMAIGALVGTINGLFVALFRLPALIVTLGMSSLIYGFTLFFLGSQNIFRVPSSLSTFSRTSIVSIEDSFGRTYSLHPAVFIFIGICIIVALVLRYTTFGRGLYAIGGSRESAMRLGLPVKRYEIFAFVVAGLLAGTAGITQAMFFRNANPGAFSGMELDVLAAVVLGGASVTGGRGTVSGAIIGITFVVLLTSSLVLIGIPAAWQKVFVGAALLIGIGVAGYRATRKQASAPIPFSRMKGQ, from the coding sequence ATGCCAAACCAAGACCATACGCCGCTGAAAATCCCTTTGGGCCTTGATCGGTTGAAGATCGACAATCAGACCGTTGCTTTTGTGATGCTCGTGCTGTTGGCCATGATCATTGCCATCGTCAACCCGGCCTTTGTCTCAGTGACCACCGTCTTTGACATTCTGCGCAACATGACCGTGATCGGCATCATGGGGATGGCCGCTCTGATCGTCATGCTAACCGGCGGCATCGACATATCTTTTCCCGCCATCGCGGCGCTGTCGGCCTATGCCACCATCAAGGCCTTTGTCGACTTCGATATCGATGCTCCAGTGATCGTGATCTATGCCAGCGCAATGGCAATCGGCGCCCTTGTCGGCACGATCAACGGTCTGTTCGTAGCCCTGTTCCGCCTGCCTGCCCTGATCGTCACGCTTGGCATGTCGAGCCTCATCTACGGCTTCACCCTGTTCTTCCTTGGCTCACAGAATATCTTTCGTGTTCCTTCAAGCCTCTCGACCTTCTCGCGCACATCCATTGTTTCGATCGAGGATTCCTTCGGGCGGACCTATTCCCTGCATCCGGCGGTCTTCATCTTCATTGGTATCTGCATCATCGTGGCGCTCGTGTTGCGCTACACGACCTTTGGCCGCGGCCTTTATGCCATCGGCGGCAGCAGGGAGTCCGCGATGAGGCTCGGCCTGCCGGTCAAGCGGTACGAGATTTTCGCCTTTGTCGTGGCCGGTCTTCTGGCCGGGACCGCAGGCATCACGCAGGCCATGTTCTTCCGCAATGCCAACCCCGGAGCCTTCTCGGGCATGGAGCTTGATGTGCTGGCCGCAGTTGTTCTTGGCGGCGCCAGTGTTACCGGTGGGCGCGGAACCGTAAGCGGTGCGATCATCGGGATCACCTTCGTGGTTCTTCTGACATCAAGCCTCGTGCTGATCGGTATTCCGGCGGCTTGGCAAAAGGTCTTTGTCGGGGCGGCCCTGCTCATCGGGATTGGCGTGGCGGGCTATCGTGCAACCCGCAAGCAGGCCAGTGCACCCATTCCGTTCTCCAGAATGAAGGGACAGTGA
- a CDS encoding ABC transporter permease, with the protein MLKLFQKSGDRDPYILILACATLISFLIMAITVPDRFLHADNFASMSIQLSELGLFGIAMSLSLIIAGIDLSVVAVANLSAICAAYTIRFIAAGDPTSGTLVLAFVAALVVALLVGMIVGAINGLLVTRLGVPSILATLATMTFFTGIALGITGGSAISGLPDGLDMVGSMTLLGIPMPFLVFAVVWIGIDIMLRRTTIGKQMMLVGTSLKVARFSGINTAKVIITTHVLSSMIASVAGFLSLMRMSSANADYGGTYVLLAILVAVLGGVSVNGGAGRMIGVLLSLVLLQCLSTGFNMLLLFVPDGNFFRDFVWGMLLLAIMASTHFLRRGKGQ; encoded by the coding sequence GTGTTGAAGCTTTTTCAAAAATCCGGCGACCGTGATCCCTACATCCTGATCCTCGCATGCGCCACGCTGATATCCTTTCTCATCATGGCGATCACCGTGCCAGACCGCTTTCTCCATGCGGACAATTTCGCCTCAATGTCGATCCAGCTCTCCGAACTTGGATTGTTCGGGATTGCGATGTCACTGTCTCTGATCATTGCCGGGATTGACCTCTCCGTCGTTGCGGTTGCCAATCTTTCAGCCATCTGTGCCGCCTATACGATCCGTTTCATCGCTGCGGGAGACCCAACTTCGGGAACGTTGGTGCTGGCCTTTGTCGCAGCGCTCGTCGTTGCCCTTCTGGTCGGCATGATCGTTGGCGCGATCAATGGCCTGCTCGTCACCCGGCTCGGTGTGCCCAGCATCTTGGCGACCCTCGCGACGATGACCTTCTTCACCGGCATTGCTCTCGGGATCACCGGGGGCAGCGCCATCTCCGGCCTGCCGGATGGCCTTGACATGGTCGGCAGCATGACGCTTCTCGGCATTCCCATGCCGTTCCTCGTCTTCGCAGTCGTCTGGATAGGTATCGATATCATGCTGCGCCGGACAACAATCGGCAAACAGATGATGCTGGTAGGCACCAGTCTCAAGGTCGCCCGTTTCTCTGGCATCAACACCGCAAAAGTCATCATCACCACGCACGTCCTCTCATCGATGATCGCATCAGTGGCCGGTTTCCTCAGTCTGATGCGCATGAGCTCCGCCAATGCCGACTATGGTGGAACCTACGTTCTGCTCGCCATTCTGGTCGCCGTTCTTGGCGGGGTTTCGGTGAATGGCGGGGCGGGCCGCATGATCGGGGTGCTGCTCAGCCTTGTTTTGCTGCAATGCCTTTCAACCGGTTTCAACATGTTGCTGTTGTTCGTGCCGGATGGGAACTTCTTCCGCGACTTCGTTTGGGGCATGCTGCTCCTCGCCATTATGGCCTCTACTCACTTCCTGCGTAGGGGTAAGGGGCAATGA
- a CDS encoding DeoR/GlpR family DNA-binding transcription regulator: MSTPSDRRAHILQQISTGEIIAVSDLANALEVSEMTIRRDLGELEKEGLLRRVHGGAVSTFGRSYEPPFTLRNAQASSAKDGIARLAASLVSEGESVALDVGTTVVEVARHLSKRRGLTIVTPSLKAVEHFMSNKDVRVIVAGGIMRSGEASLVGELAFATFRTLFVDKLFLGVGGINAEAGLTDYNWDDAMVKKEMIRSAREIIVTADSSKFGRTAFAKVAELDAVSAIITDSAPPDDLCELFEQKNIALHIADQCDPCVEQQQTIMSDQE, encoded by the coding sequence ATGAGCACACCAAGCGACCGCAGAGCCCATATTCTGCAGCAAATCTCGACCGGAGAGATCATCGCGGTCTCGGATCTGGCGAACGCGCTCGAGGTTTCGGAAATGACCATTCGGCGGGACCTTGGCGAACTGGAGAAGGAAGGCCTTCTGCGCCGGGTCCATGGCGGAGCAGTCTCGACTTTTGGCCGCAGTTATGAGCCGCCCTTCACCTTGCGCAATGCTCAGGCATCGTCTGCCAAGGATGGCATCGCGAGACTGGCAGCAAGCCTTGTTTCCGAAGGCGAAAGCGTGGCCCTTGACGTAGGCACGACCGTCGTTGAAGTCGCCCGTCATCTTTCGAAGAGGCGCGGTTTGACGATTGTCACTCCCAGCCTGAAGGCCGTCGAGCACTTCATGAGCAACAAGGATGTGCGAGTGATCGTCGCTGGCGGCATCATGCGCAGTGGCGAAGCGTCACTCGTTGGCGAGCTGGCTTTCGCAACCTTTCGAACCCTGTTCGTCGACAAGCTCTTTCTGGGCGTTGGCGGCATCAACGCCGAAGCTGGCTTGACCGACTACAACTGGGATGACGCCATGGTGAAGAAAGAGATGATCCGCAGTGCCCGCGAGATCATCGTCACGGCGGATTCCAGCAAGTTTGGCCGGACAGCCTTTGCCAAGGTGGCCGAACTGGATGCGGTTAGCGCCATCATCACCGACAGCGCCCCACCGGACGACCTGTGCGAGCTGTTCGAGCAAAAAAACATCGCGCTTCACATTGCGGATCAGTGCGATCCCTGTGTGGAGCAACAACAAACAATTATGTCTGATCAAGAATGA